The genomic window agaacctttcttcttatacaaagtgatgatgacagcatcacgaaggtctgatggtagttcaccgagctcccagcagcgcaccacaaattcgtgaaatttggtgtggagtgcaaggcccccatgtttccagacttcaggtggaattccatcaaccccagctgccttgccgatttttacctgctgtatggccttcaGAGTTTCTTCTAAAgcactggtctactctggcctccaatcgggaggcctggagacacaccatctataacgctgcggaagcctttgagaactcacgcaggatcactctcgaggaaaaaaggcaacgcagaaagaaccgtgtcttgcaaaatacaccatctaaggagtctttctgctgcgccttttgcaatcggatatgtctatcacgtattggcctcataagccaccagcgtgcctgctgcaaatgtggatagtgccttcacaaatcttcgttcgcgaagcctagccatgatgatgagtTTTCGGATTAATTTGCTATTATGagttaaaagctttaaaatttaatttagtaACTTAAAAATGAGTGATAATCTgcaattaatttatatttcacaTATAAAAAGTTGGTCGTTACAAATAACTCCACAAAACAAGATCTAACTCCAGTTTCATATGTTCCACCTAATTcttctttaaagctttttgCCATTTATCTGTTTTGGAACTTTTAAACACAAATTCTTTTTCATGCTATGCACAATGAAGCATTTCAAACCTACTCAACTTGCAGATAATGAACAGATAGCAGGAGGATCACCTACTTGTACTTTCCTGAGCCACTGGATTGACTTCTTGATGGCATGTTATCTTTGCCTTTAGTGTAAGATTCTACTGGACAGTTCTCATATCCCTGAGTAATTACTGTTAGGTCATGCCACTGGGTTGGCTCAACTTCAAAACTTTATTTCACAACTTCCATAGAAAGTAACTGACTTCCTTCAATGATTGTCATCAAAGACTGATTTAACTGCAaatctttatataaaaaaaggttaaattaaATGGAAGACTTTGTTACGTAAAGGGTATTCAGCTAAACATTACTACtataaacaattttttattaaaaaattaaacattaaaatgaagttttaaaaataatcaaaaaatagACTCCTCCAgatttgcaggtgacaccaagctgagtggtgtggttgacacaACTGAGGGATGAGATGCCACGtagagggatctggacaagcTCGAGAACTGGGCCAATGGGAATATCCCACTGTTTAACAAGACCAactgcaaggtgctgcacctggatAAGGGCAGCTGCTGGTACCAACACAGGCTGAGGGATGATCAAGAGCAGCCCCACCAAGAAGGAGTTCAGGGGCTGGTGGTTGAGAGGCTAGACATGAACTGGCAACTgtctcctgggctgcatcaaaaggagtatggccagcaggtcaatgGAGGTGATTCTGTACATTGATGCTGGAATAACAAGGCCTACAGTCAGCAATCAGGAGGTCACGAAGCCAAAGAGCTGGGATCCCTTGTTAAAGAGGCACTGGAAAAGAGGCAGCAATTTGCAGTCTCAGGACATGGCTCTTCTCAAGTGTGAGGGCAAGATACACATTTAAGGAAGATCTTGTGAACTTCCCAAGAAAGTGGACCACTCCAGATAAAGGTATCCAGTACTTGAGAGAACTAGCAGCGCTAATGAGAAGTCATCTATAGTAATCTAGGACATGATAACACCCCTAAAGACCCAGAGAATGGACCTTGTACAAAGGCGAGGTGGAGGAAGGTGGTTCAAAACACCCCTGCATCATATTCCAACAGCCTGGTAGCATTATATTACCCGAAGATGGGTTCACCAGCTGTAGAGGTGATGTCCTCCTGTGTGGTGGATAAGAAGACAGAATGGGAAagatatgttgcctggagaagcataTATGGGAACTAAATGGACCTGTTACTTACTGGATAATTCACCTACCGGActgacagtttttccccagtttattgttgtgtgtTTACGAAATCTTAtgcaccccagtttattgttaaattttatgaaGTCCATtatacctccatattgtccccatttcttCCTTAGATTTTCCCTCCAAAAGTTGTTTGTCACCCTGTCctcccctgttttcctgctcctctgccactgattGGTTACAGTTtgccacagagcagagagagctaccattggcCCATTCCCTTGGAGACCCAGGAGTTCCACCCACCTTTCCCCTGTCTCCCTATCACACTTTTCCCTGAGTTGTCAGTCGCTTGCTCCTCCCCAGTTTAGAATCCACCCCTCAAACCTATTTTATATAAACCCTTGTTCTCCCTGAATAAAGCAGCATTGCTGCACTAACCCTCGACTGTGCCAAGAACCCTTATTGCAGTGCTCGGtcccatttcccttttccctgcgGACCGTGGCACTCCTGGcttcaaaacacagaataaCTCTAGGAGCTTCCTCATTCCCACGGGCCAGCACCTCAGCCCTCAGGGGCAGCCCAAGATTGGTCCCCTCCCCGgtcagagggaaaggaagccCCAAGTACAGGCCATATGGTGAACTCTGGTTCTTTCTGCATGACCACAGGGAAGACAAAAGGAAGTGGGATGGCAAACCCACCTTTAAGCTGGAAGCCCAGGTATGTGAATTGAGAGGAAAGAGAACTGTTAAGAAGGGGTTACCCAAGAAGGCTGTCAATGTAGTTGCCACAGAGATCCAAAAAAGCAATCAGCGACCTCCCATACATGAAAGGACTTAAATCAACTCCTTTGATCCTGGTGAGGGGACTTCTGATCTGGCATCACAAAGGTCAGACAGTGAATACTCTGACCAGGAACAGGAATAGAGGGTACCTGTCTTCAGCCACGAGGAGGAAAGGGATGACAGGGGATGATTCGATAGCCCGGCACATTGGATCCACAGAGGTATAGAGCTTTGGTAGATATGGGTGCACAATGCACACTGCTGCTATCAAGACACAGGAGTGCAGAACCCATCTGGACCTCTGGAGTGACACAAGGATGCCAAAAACTGTCTGTATTAGAGGCCAACATGAGCACAGCAGGGGACAAGTGGGAAAAGCACCCTAttgtgactggcccagaggccccttGTATCCTTGGCATCAGTTACCTCAGGAGAGGGTATTTCAAGAGTCTTAAAGCTGGGTCTGCcgtaaagaaaagcaaagcacctGCACAAGAGATTCCGTTCTTGGGAGTAAAATGGCAGGATGGATGCCATCATACGCCTATGAGTGTGGTTAACAAAATAGGAACGATGTCTTCACAGGCTAACAAGAGGGAAACACAAGCTTTCCTAGGCCTTGTAGGATTCTAGAGGATGCACATTCCAGGTTATAGTCAGCTTGTGAGCCCCCTCTATCGAGTCACCTGGAAGAAGAACCATTTTGAGTGGGGCCTTGAACAACAACAGGCCTTTGAGCAGATCTAACAGGAGATGGCCCGTGCGGTAGCTCTGGGGCCTGTTTGAACAGGACCAACTACACAAAATATTCTCTCCGCTGCAGCTGGGGAGCATGGTCTCaactggagcctctggcaaagAACATCAGGAGAAATCCTAGGGTTTTGGAGCCGGAGTTATCGAGGATCAGAAGCCCACTACATGCCAACTGAAAAGGAGATATTAGCAGCCTATGAGGGGGTTCGAGGCACCTCAGAAGTTGTTGGGACAGAAGCATGTCTCCTTTTGGCAATGCATttgcctgtgctgcactggatgttcaaagggaacaTCCCCTCAATACATTATGCAAGCAGTGTAATAAGTGAGTAGCTTTGATCACACAATGAGCCTGCATGGGAAAACCCAGTTTTCTGGGAATCCTTGAAGAAATTATGGACTgaacaaaaggcagagattttGGAGCACTGCCTGAGGAGGTGACTTGCGCTCAAGAAACACCACCATATAATGAGTTATCAGAAGACAAAAGAGGCTATGCTCTATTTACTGATGGATCTTGCCATGTGGTAGGAAACCATCAGAGGTGGAAAGCTGCTGAGTGGAGTTCCACATGACAAGTCATTAAGACCACTGAAGAAGGCGAGTCAAGCCAGTTCGCAGAAGTGAAAGCCATCTAACTAGCCCTTAAGATTGCTGAACAAGAAAAGTGGCCTGTACTATACCTCTATACTGACTCCTGGATGGTGGCTAATGCCCTGTGAGCATGGCTACAGCAATGGAAGAAGGCCAATTGGCAACACAGGGgtaaacccatctgggctgctgcattgtggcaggacatcgctgcaCAAGTGGAAAATATGACTCTGAAGGTACATCAGGTAGATGCTCACATGCCCAAAAGTCGTGCCACTGAAGAACATCAGAACAATAAGCAGGTATATACGGCTGCCAAAATTGAAATAGCACAGATAGAACTAGACTGGGAGAAGGGTGAGCTATTTATAGCCCAATGGGCCCATGAAACATCAGGACATCTAGGAAGAGATGCAACAATGGGCTCATGATCCATGGGGTCATGACCATGGAGTCCATCACACAGATCATTCATGAATGAGAGATGTGCTGCAATGAAGAGAGCTACACATGTAAAATTTCCCTGGAATAGAGGGAACTGGGATTTCTGATATAGTGAGGCCTGGCAAACATGCCAAGTTAAGTGTTACATACTCACCACAGTGAAACAACTACTGGTTGGCTGGAAGCAGATCCTGTAAACCAGGccactgtgtccagctctggggctcccAATGCCCCAGACATCCACCTGTTaaagcaagtccagaggagggccaccaagttgattagagggatggagcacctctcctgtgaggaagctttaaggtcccttgcaactgTTGAGGAAtacatcataaaataaaattgagggGGTGGGAAACTGAAAGATTAACAATaatctagaagaaaaataaaggaatctCTCGTTTTCACCTGGGGActgcaaagaaagcagaactgcCATCCATTAACTCACACACAGcatcattttatttaatgatgCGTCTCTGCCACGGACTATTGCactggaaggagaagaaaattggCCTTAATGTTTTCACTGCTGCTAGAACACTGTCTCCAAGCTCTCTTCAGCTTTCCTGAAGCACTGAAAAGTTCTCTTAAGCAAAGTGACTCTCAGCGAAACCCTTACCTAAGTGCATCTCTCAGGTAGCTCGTTTTGCAAGCTGCAATTCAGAGATACAGACTGAGATGCAGATTGAGTTCTAGCTAGGAGCCAAGAGGGCCACGAACTGCCAAGCCAATCCTTTGCATAACAAAGGGCATGAAGTCCGATGGCACTAGCCAGGTGAGTGGACACAGAGCCACATCAGGAGCCAAAGATTCAGGAGGAAGAGTGAGACTTGCTGGCACTTAGACTGCGAGGGTATAAAAGCCCAAGGGTTCCTTTGTTGGAGGTCCCTCCTCAGAGGCACCAGCTGGGGCTGTTTCTGTGTGACTGCGCTGTGAATAAAGTGCTTTATGGAATGAGACATCTGAGACTCTGCTATAGGAAACGTGAGGTCGAACCTGTAcggaaacctggtctgactgcATGTGAGTGGGGTTTGTAGGGAGTCAAGCAGGGCAGAGAGCCGTCAGCTCACTGGAGCCACCCACAGTGAAGGGGCTTTGGTCCCAGCAGTTAAAGtctctggcactgggaatgtGACTGCCAGAGTCTGGTGAATGGTCAGAttgggaagtttccttaacacaATCCAGtccactctatgattctatgatttgctCAGAAGTTTGCAGACACCCAAGCAGCTCAAAACCTCAAAAGTGCAAACAAGATACAAATACATAACAAAAGtaactttcattttcctttaaacatTGAGATTCTTTGTATTTATACAAAATACAGATCCTATCCCTCCTTCAGCACCAGACTGATCTGAAGGTCATTGATCTGTTCTCATTACCCAGGGGCTCCTTGAAACTGTTGTTGCCTTTGTTCCAAAGCTTGTTGACTTAGcagttgctgttgtttttgtaGAAACTGCACTACTTCTGGGCTTCTGAGTAGggactgaaagaaagaaagaaagaaagtgaacTTTACTTTAGAGAActcacatattttaaatagctatattacatttatattactttccattaaattaatttgtgcATTACTCCTTGCTGTTCTTTAACCGTGGCAGACAACtaagcagcagcctctgctcacTCCCTCCCCcgctccctccctgctgtggaatgaagcactgttcagcaataactaaaacaaCACTGCATTATCAACACTCTTTTCATCACAAACCCAAAGTGCAGTCCCATACaagctactgtgaagaaaattaactgtatctCAGTCACTACCAGCACACCCATACAAACGAGAGTTCAATCAAATGCAGAATTACAAAACAGGCTCACAAGACATCTAGGCACTGTTTCAAGACACCATCAGGTAACCAGAAGCAGCATTAACACACATCCTGAAAGCAGGGTCATAATGTAAAGAATATACAgtattgcaaaaaaacccataaatatAATAAACAGGAATAATCTAATGacatactgaaaacaaacaccTCTGAATCGTGTCTTCAGTTTTGAGCCAATTTCTACATTTCCCACTGCAGATAGCTCAAAAAGAGtataataaacaaacaaaatactgtaattCTGCAGCAAAGTTCATGTTCCTATGAAGAGTTCAAGCATCTGGAGTATTAGCCACATGTTTTAGTTTTAGGTAGacctgcaaggagcagggacttggactcaatgatccttatgggttccttccaactcgGGATATTCTATGATGCTGTGTTCACTGAGTGTTCAGAATTTCCCAACACTTCAAAACAGCAGTCCGGCCACAAGGAATGAAAGTTGTAATGGAGAAGCCAAAGAAACTGTAAgtactgaattattttccttcattgGGCCAAATTCTTTAAAGGAGCAACAAAGTGTTTAAAAACTCAGAACACATGCCATTCATGCACTCTACAGATGAATCATACTGTTTACAGTTTATCAAGACATACATACCCAACCTTAAGTGTGATATATCTTCAACTTCTAAAACACACCAGAGTAATTAAAGCTTATATCAGACCTAAAGTCCATACATTGTTCTACCTAAAGCTTTGGTTTAACAAGCTAAAACCCCTCAGTTATACTATAAGCACTATTTACACTGAAGAAATAACCATGCCTGTTTATTACTACCATAATACACAACTTCAGTTAATGTGGCAGTGATCACTAAGTTCAGTTATCTTAGTATTCTTCACAGAGAGGCTGAGGCACATATCTGCTCTGCAGCGTATTTCAGATTTGAAAATATGCACATGTAGTGAACAATCTGAAACTGATCTTTCACAGCAATGCCAGTTAAGTAAATAAAGGTGGGGTAACAATTTTTGAGCTCAAAACCTCTACGAAAACAAGACTTACCAGCCTTTTTTTATTCAATACTTGTTCTAAAAGAGTAGGTCTTGCTGGGCGATCTCCAATGGATCCTGTTCTCTGCTTTGTAACAGGAACTGAACCTTCAACACTATCCtgcacatgaaagaaaaaagagaaagtgagaCTATAAACTCTGATATAGTGATACACAGAAATCCCAAGAGTAAAGAACATTTGCCTCCTAATCTGCACAGGAAAGTAACAGCACAGGAATGGAAATGTATCTATTCAAGACTGGGCCTCTTCTTTCCACATCCTTTCACCGTTTCACCAGTCACACCAAAGCAATGCAGCTGATTTAAGTCTTCCACACTGCAAAAGTAACCAGGTTACTAGGGCTAGTTGTAGCCTTGAATTTATTTGACtgaatttcttaaaaaagaagTCACAACAGTTCAATCTCCAGCTTCTGAAAGCGAGTGATATTTACCATTTACAACTGGGCAGGAATGACAGTACTTCTAgtaccaaaacaaaacatacttCAGAACACTATTATGAACTTGCTGAAGCCTCAGGCTTACTTTTCTCTTCGCAAGTTTATTCTGTTTGTTGTACCATCACCAGTCACCTGAATTAGACATATGAATACAATATGGCTCTACAATctgctctgaagaaaatatCAATGGTTTGGAAAATTTAAACCTATGTTGAATTCTTTGTGTATTAAATTCATAACTTACTGACACTTCCACTTACCTGAAAGGGatcaaaaggaagaacaaagtaTCCCAGTATCTTTCACTTCAATCCTGTCCACAGAAGTCAAATATGAAAACATCTACTGGGAACCTAACTCTCACTCCACAAGACAACAGTATCTTGTGAAGTCTTAACAGAGACCACTGCAAAAAGCATACTAAGTTTAGGACTAAATATCCTTTCTTCTGCAAGTTCAGGCCTTAATTTCATAACATTCAAAGCAATCTGCATTTGCAAAACTTGGGAAAAGCAAGTCCACTTTCTTCCAAAATGCAATAATCACTATTTCATGTTACAGATCAAAAGATTTTAACCCATCACTATGCAATATGCTACGATTTTGCCCTTCTCCCATACTGTCCTTTTTTCTGAACTAGCAAAAGTATTTCTACAGACTGAGCAGGAAGTAGTTCTGTAGACCCAGCTCACAAACTGAGCAGGATGAACtatcagagaagaaagagagaagaggggaagTCATGCCAGTATATAAATCTAGAATTCATTTTGATCTTGACTGAATACTGTGCGCAGCTTCTGTTCCCTCATCTAAAAGAGAAGTAGCCACTAGAACTAGAAAAGGTTAACAGAATAGCAAGAATAATAAAAGTATGTAactttttccttgaaaacaagCATGTTAGGCCTTTTCAGTGCAGGAAGGAAACAACTTAGGAGGCAAGTTTTAAGTGTCACAAACTGAACAGAAATTAGTTGTTCACCGTATCTTCTCATGTAAACACTAACTGGCAAATCATACTGACAGCAGAAAGATTCAAAAACAAGGAGATCATATAAACCAAGCAGCAGACCTGAAGAAACTACCAGAATGTAACAGATGCTCAGAGCTTACAGGGTtcaacaaaaaatccaaaatactACATGGAACAGGCATTACTTAAGAGCTACAAAATACATCAGAAAACCTACAGCTATTTCAGCAAGTTCTTTgaactgagagagaaaatgagagaataCTTCTTAGCAGCATCATGTacacttccctttttttaatgcacCTGCTTCATGCCAGCTTTTACAGCTACACAAAAAAAGATTCTTTAGTGTGACACCCAGTATGGTTACTATTATAtttatatgaagaaaaacagaaaaaggaaaagttttttgATGGTTAAGTTTGCAGTTAGATCAGTTGCCAGTCACATAACTCGAGAGACAGCTGTGCTGACATAAAAGGGTTGCTTCTACAATAAGTGTCAGGCaagttggtgtttttttccttctggcaaTCACTATTTTATACTTGCCCCTTTAAGCACAAACTAGTCAGTACCTTCAAGAGTAAAACCATTTCCCTCTTTCTGTCTCATCCTAATACAAGATCTTGGTCACTCTGTAACAAGTGACCAAAAATGCGAAAATCTGTGATCCTGGCTGTGTCAgtaactgtagaaaaaaaaactatttaaaaagtCGAACGTTACCATCAGCTCTCCCACTGACAATTTTTCCCCATCCAAACAATACACATAAGCTTATGAAAAGTAAGTATAAACTAGCAGTGgtctaaatatataaaaactgccatataatataaaaaataataacgGAAAAGCATCTTGAAAAACCTACACAACTGATTCTTATATACAATATAACCTGATATCTAACGGCCTTTGTGACTTTAAAACTTATTTCAGCATCAACTGAGCAAGAAATCTGACAAGAAGTCTCTCTTAGATCTATTTTTTCACCCTTCCtcctgtgaaaaaaaccacGCGCTACACAGCGAAGCATCCTCTAGCAAGAATTCTTTCCCTGAAATGTCCTGGTCTAGCTGTACGCTACTACAATTTATGTCAGAGAGCTAAGAAGAAATGGGCTTTGCTCCGGCAAACCGGAGGAAGAGTGAGCTGTAGGACCGCCCCACATTTCTGCCCTTTCCTCTGGCCAGCAAGGTCCCATTCCCGGGTCTGACAGAAGCCGATTTTCCAGGGAAGCCGCAGCCCCCGGGCACCCCTGAGGGTGTCCCGGCCGAGGCCCCGCCGACCACCCCGCCTCACCTCGGCCCGGGAGCCTCCCCCGGCGgtcgccgccgccccgccgccccccagGGCCTGGTCGCTCTTCTTGCGCTTGTACTTGTCCTTGTAGATCTTGTTGCGGTGCCGCTTGCACATCCAGGGCTTGCGCTGCTTCACCACCTGCGTGGTGGTCTCGCTGCAGCCCTGGTACGTGCAGCTCTTGCActcgccgcccgccgccgcctcgccGCTCgaagccgccgccgcccccgcctccgcctcctcctcctccagctcctccaagcTGGCCGTGCTCTCGCCGCCCGCCGCCTCGGCCTCGGCCTCCTCCTCCCTCGCCTCGGCCCCGCCGGGGCCTCCCAGCCCGTACAGCACCATGAAGCCGCCGCTAGAGGAGGGCGGCAGCGGCCCGTCGGCGCTCGACACCGGCTGCAGCGCCACCCCCGCCGTCCcagccgccgcctccccgccgcCGCACGGCTGCATCAGAAGCAGcgccagctgctgctgctgcggcggcgaggaggaggaggaggaggaagaggcgAAAGTGGGGGCGTGAGCGGCGGCGGAGCAGCCCCGCGGGGCGCCCCTGCCCGACCGCGCGGAGCCCCGAATGCTCGCCCCGTCCTCGCCGCGCCCCCAGCGCGCAGGCGCCGCGCGCGCCGCGCATGTGCCCCAACCGTGCTGAGGGACGGGGCGCGGGGGCGGCTGTAATGGCGGCGCCGCCCCTTTGGTGGTCTGAGGGGGCTTGCCTCGAGGGTGCACCGGCATACTGTGGCAGGAAGCCCTTTTAATCACGGCACAGCCACCAGTGTGGTTTGGGCCGGTGTGACGTCCCACCCTTAAGGGGAGGGGAACACCCGAGATTCGTAAATGCTCGTGGTCGAAAGGAACGACAGAAGTCAAGAGGGTCCGCAAGCAATCGAAGTTTTATTAGTACATTGCACACTTGGCATGGAAATCGATGTGTTAGCCCCTGACCTACTATATAGGCATATGGCAGTGGGTTTTGGATAAAGGGGAAGcctgaaaatgaagagaaaggaagagatgaagtAAAGGGagtgagggagaggggagagagagaaagaaatgaaggaggggagagagaaaaagatgttCAGAATCCTGGGAGTGCCACCTGGGCTTGTGGGGATGCCATTTCATGGATAGGTTTCCTGACCCTGAAGATAGGTTTCTTGCTTTCCATGTAAATTAGTCGCCATGTGCAGTCTGTTCTTTCAGATCTTTCTGGGAATGAGTTGGAGGACTTCGGGTGTCTTGGGTGGTCTTGATTCCCTGCTACTGTCCATGCCCATTTCTTGGCCTCATTCCTGGACTTGCACAGTACTGTGTTGTGCTTATCTCCAGAACAAGGGTGTTTGTCCCAGAGAAGTGCTGCCCTACCTCCACGTTCCCCTTCTCCAGTCACATCTTGTTCTTTGTCACAGCGTGTTAGTACCAACAATCCTTGTCTGTTAGTACCAACAGTCCTTGGTTGTCTCTCGCAGCCATCTGGCTCTCTGTTCTTGAGACATACACATTAGCCCCTTATCTTCTGGGGTTCTACATCCAGTCAGCCTGCTCAgcctcctgtcctgctctggTCCTGTGATGTCTGTCCAGACCTAAACATTCCTACCATTGATCTTCCGAAGTGCTGTCTCTAGACTGTACTTGTGTCTTTGCTTTTCAGCCACTGTCACTTCAGACGGGGGACAAAGTGATGCAGTTTGTCTTCTCCCACTTAGCCTTTTTGTTTCCCCTAGTTTGCTGttgcctttccctttcttcctttggaAATCGATTCTTTCTTTGGGTTACTTCTGGATGGTGGTTTGGATGCTTTTTCCCTATTAGAAGGTTCATCTGAGCAGCTAAACTTATCTTCACCCAATTCCTACCAAGTACATTATTGCTAAGTAAATTTCTTTATTCTGCAGTGTAAGTGAATGGTGTATCCATAATCTTAGATGTTTTGTCACTCCTCAATCCTGTCCTtttctctgcaaagctcttGCATTTTATTCCAAGAAAAACATTACCTGTAATGCAACTGTCGTGCCTACCTTCAGTATTCCTCTTACTTACTCTTTCTGTGTCAGGCACTGGATTTTCCTCACTCCTGCAGAGAAGTCCCACTGCATTCCATCTCCTTCATCTCCTGCTGTTTGCCCCCCTTCATTTTTCTTACCTCCTTACTGTCTGTGGGCTCTTGCCTTTCTCATTGCATGCATCAGTTAATCCCATATTAAAGAACAGAGCTGACTCCATTTATTCCCTGGCAATTACCACagctcccttttcctttcattaagGTAAATTATTATGCTGTTTACAGTTGTACCATTCCATTTCACTCTCGATCTTGTCATAATACAGTTCTCCTTCATTTGTCAAAATAGTTAATGATGTGGTATAGTCACAGGCAAATCACAGTGAACGGAGTAACTCTCTCTTCATCGCCTTTGACCCACCAGTCAACTTTAATATGGCTAAGGTGACTCCCAGCTGTAGTGTTTAAACTGGAATTacaaactatttcttttttggtCAGTGAAGACTTACCCTCCCCACATCTGCCTCAGTGTCTTCTTCATCTCTGTTACAGCCATGCTGGGACGACTTACCAGAAGCTTTCTTTAGAACTCAGCCTTATATCTGTGCCTGTAGTGAAACATGTAAAAGTTACACATagccttctttttctcctgcctcaTCTCTTTTATGTCAGCTCCTTAAGACAGAGGCTGTCacaaaatgtttgggttttttttttcacattataGTTCcatctaaataattttattttttttgctttaaatacatCTTGAAAGAATTCCGTCTTAAAATTCTAAGTGCtcctgaaattaattaaaagaaaaattcaaagtaaTAACAAAatcaataatatttttctccagcCACACTCCCTGCACGTATCCACACGATAACTAGTTAAAAGAAACGGGAAGCTGATAACCTTT from Chiroxiphia lanceolata isolate bChiLan1 chromosome 2, bChiLan1.pri, whole genome shotgun sequence includes these protein-coding regions:
- the RFXAP gene encoding regulatory factor X-associated protein, giving the protein MPVHPRGKPPQTTKGAAPPLQPPPRPVPQHGWGTCAARAAPARWGRGEDGASIRGSARSGRGAPRGCSAAAHAPTFASSSSSSSSPPQQQQLALLLMQPCGGGEAAAGTAGVALQPVSSADGPLPPSSSGGFMVLYGLGGPGGAEAREEEAEAEAAGGESTASLEELEEEEAEAGAAAASSGEAAAGGECKSCTYQGCSETTTQVVKQRKPWMCKRHRNKIYKDKYKRKKSDQALGGGGAAATAGGGSRAEDSVEGSVPVTKQRTGSIGDRPARPTLLEQVLNKKRLSLLRSPEVVQFLQKQQQLLSQQALEQRQQQFQGAPG